In the Gossypium raimondii isolate GPD5lz chromosome 9, ASM2569854v1, whole genome shotgun sequence genome, one interval contains:
- the LOC128031942 gene encoding ethylene-insensitive protein 2-like — protein sequence MVLGVAHGINLLFGMDLSTGVFLAALDAVLFPVFAFTLDHCRASFLCIYAAGFILLSYVFGVLLSQPEISISMLGMPTKLNGESAFALTSLLGASIMPYNFYLHSSIVQVSAIGLVYACMYMSLVYGPLYFSFNGLETPVLSVNLFCTLYNCFLICCLA from the exons ATG GTCCTGGGTGTCGCACATGGGATTAATCTTCTCTTCGGGATGGATCTATCCACTGGTGTTTTTCTAGCTGCTCTTGATGCTGTTTTATTCCCAGTTTTTGCCTTCACCTTG GATCACTGCAGGGCAAGTTTCCTATGCATCTATGCAGCAGGTTTCATATTGCTTTCTTATGTTTTTGGAGTGCTCCTCAGTCAACCAGAAATTTCTATTTCCATGCTTGGGATGCCAACAAAGTTGAATGGGGAGAGTGCATTTGCCCTGACGAGTCTTCTTGGAGCAAGCATCATGCCTTACAATTTTTATCTACATTCTTCTATTGTTCAGGTATCTGCGATTGGACTTGTATATGCATGTATGTACATGAGTCTTGTATATGGGCCTTTATATTTCAGTTTTAATGGATTGGAGACTCCTGTATTATctgtaaatttattttgtacttTATATAATTGCTTTTTGATTTGTTGTCTTGCATGA
- the LOC105799206 gene encoding cytochrome P450 94C1, whose translation MDSQLSLWFCSMSTAFCFVFFSFTLLFSLFSLLIFVLRLKLWCTCKICQAYLTSSWTKDFDNLCDWYTHLLKNSATGTIHIHVLGNIITAKPANVEHMLKTRFENYPKGKPFSTLLGDLLGRGIFNVDGDSWKFQRKMASLELGGVSVRTHAFDIVGSEIQSRLLPLLSSVAGKEQVLDLQDIFRRFSFDNICKFSFGLDPGCLELSLPVSDLAEAFDLASKFSAQRALASSSLIWKVKRLLNLGTEKQLKEAIKVVDEFAEEMIKQRREEGFSDRHDLLSRFMGTINDDKYLRDIVVSFLLAGRDTVASGLTSFFWLLSQHPEVESAIREEVERVMGSSEQFASFNQMREMHYLHAALYESLRLFPPVQFDSKFAQEDDILPDDTFVRKGTRVTYHPYAMGRMERIWGPDCLHYKPERWLQNGRYVPENLYKFPVFQAGKRVCLGKEIALVEMKCVVLAVVRRFNIRVPHSNQAPRFAAGLTATLRGGLPILVQEREA comes from the coding sequence ATGGATTCACAACTTTCCTTGTGGTTTTGCTCCATGTCCACTGCTTTCTGCTTCGTCTTCTTCTCTTTCACCctcttgttttctttgttttcattattGATCTTCGTTTTGAGGTTGAAGCTCTGGTGTACTTGTAAAATCTGCCAGGCTTATCTTACTTCCAGTTGGACCAAAGATTTCGATAATCTTTGTGATTGGTATACTCACCTCCTTAAAAATTCTGCCACCGGAACCATCCATATCCATGTTCTTGGCAATATCATCACTGCAAAACCTGCCAACGTCGAGCACATGCTTAAAACCAGGTTTGAAAACTACCCAAAAGGGAAACCTTTCTCCACTCTCCTGGGTGATCTTCTTGGTAGAGGTATTTTCAATGTTGATGGTGATTCATGGAAGTTTCAAAGGAAGATGGCCAGCCTTGAGCTTGGTGGCGTCTCCGTAAGAACGCACGCTTTTGATATCGTCGGGTCAGAGATTCAATCTCGTCTTCTCCCTCTATTATCATCAGTTGCTGGTAAAGAACAAGTTTTAGATTTACAAGATATATTTAGAAGATTTTCATTCGATAATATCTGCAAATTCTCCTTCGGGTTAGACCCTGGTTGCCTCGAATTATCACTGCCAGTATCAGACCTTGCTGAAGCTTTTGATTTAGCATCAAAATTTTCGGCACAAAGAGCGCTGGCATCTTCATCTTTGATATGGAAGGTCAAAAGGCTATTGAACTTGGGCACGGAAAAGCAGCTTAAAGAAGCCATTAAAGTAGTGGATGAATTTGCTGAAGAGATGATTAAGCAACGGCGGGAAGAGGGCTTTTCAGACAGACATGATCTCTTGTCGAGATTCATGGGGACAATCAACGATGACAAGTATCTTAGAGACATCGTGGTAAGTTTCCTCTTGGCTGGTCGGGACACGGTGGCGTCAGGGTTGACCAGCTTCTTTTGGTTGTTATCTCAGCATCCAGAAGTTGAGTCAGCCATCCGAGAGGAGGTGGAAAGGGTGATGGGGTCGAGTGAGCAATTTGCAAGTTTTAATCAAATGCGAGAAATGCACTATTTACACGCGGCATTGTATGAAAGCTTGAGACTTTTTCCACCTGTCCAATTTGACTCCAAGTTTGCTCAAGAGGATGACATATTGCCTGATGATACCTTTGTGAGGAAAGGCACCAGGGTCACCTACCATCCATATGCAATGGGTCGGATGGAGCGGATCTGGGGCCCCGATTGCCTTCATTACAAGCCAGAAAGATGGTTGCAAAATGGGAGATATGTTCCTGAAAACCTGTACAAGTTCCCAGTTTTCCAAGCTGGGAAAAGGGTTTGTTTAGGGAAGGAAATAGCATTGGTGGAGATGAAATGTGTGGTTCTAGCCGTAGTTAGGCGGTTCAATATCCGGGTTCCCCATTCGAATCAAGCACCAAGGTTTGCCGCTGGTCTTACCGCCACCTTGAGAGGTGGCTTACCCATTCTAGTCCAAGAAAGGGAAGCTTAA
- the LOC105799207 gene encoding alcohol-forming fatty acyl-CoA reductase has translation MRKKIQIIVNVAASTDFGERYDDALGINTFGALNVLNFGKKCDEVKLFLHISTAYVCGEETGIILEKGENLKRRNDINIFEEKRLAEEQLSQLQNQCIPDKAITSSMKEFGLERAKMNGWPNTYVFTKAMGEMLLEKFKGDLPLVIIRPTIIASTYKQPFPGWIEGVRTMDVVLVNYGKGKLTCFPGNLNSALDVIPVDMVVNAMVVAMEVHYAQHQYSCETIYHVGTSSKNPLKLSDLRNLVHYYFTKNPWIDTNGQKVEVGKLIVVSTINRFFLYMKIKYVLPLKVFYLINILCCQCFEKIYTNLNRRVKFILRLAEFYKPYSFFTGIFDDRNLERLQRVAEERGIDLAEFNFDSRSIDWEDYIMNSHIPGLLNQGLL, from the exons ATGCggaagaaaatccaaattaTAGTAAATGTAGCTGCCTCAACAGACTTCGGTGAAAG GTATGATGATGCGCTAGGCATCAATACGTTTGGAGCTCTCAATGTTCTAAATTTTGGAAAGAAATGTGATGAAGTAAAATTGTTTCTCCACATTTCAACTG CTTATGTATGCGGTGAAGAGACGGGAATAATATTGGAGAAgggtgaaaatttgaaaagaagaaatgacATCAACATTTTTGAAGAAAAGAGACTTGCCGAGGAACAACTAAGCCAACTACAAAATCAGTGCATCCCAGATAAAGCAATAACATCGTCAATGAAGGAATTCGGCCTTGAAAG GGCAAAAATGAATGGGTGGCCAAATACGTATGTATTTACAAAGGCAATGGGAGAGATGCTTTTAGAGAAGTTCAAAGGAGATTTGCCTCTTGTTATAATCCGCCCCACAATCATTGCAAGCACTTACAAACAACCTTTCCCTGGTTGGATTGAAGGTGTCAG AACCATGGATGTTGTCCTCGTGAATTATGGAAAAGGGAAGCTAACATGTTTTCCTGGCAATCTTAACTCTGCTCTTGATGTG ATACCAGTAGATATGGTGGTGAATGCCATGGTTGTGGCCATGGAAGTTCATTATGCACAGCATCAATATTCTTGTGAGACCATTTACCATGTTGGAACCTCATCcaaaaatcctttaaaattatcaGATCTTCGAAATCTTGTGCATTATTATTTCACTAAAAACCCATGGATCGATACAAATGGGCAGAAAGTAGAAGTTGGTAAATTGATAGTGGTTAGCACAATTAATAGATTTTTCCTATAcatgaaaatcaaatatgtGCTCCCACTGAAG gTATTTTATTTGATCAACATACTTTGTTGTCAATGCTTCGAGAAAATTTATACAAATCTTAATCGTAGAGTCAAGTTTATACTTCGACTAGCAGAATTTTACAAGCCTTATTCATTCTTCACAGGGAT CTTCGATGACCGAAATTTAGAGAGATTGCAAAGGGTGGCTGAAGAGAGAGGCATTGATTTAGCTGAATTTAACTTTGATTCCAGGAGTATTGATTGGGAAGATTATATAATGAATAGTCATATTCCTGGCCTTCTTAATCAAGGGTTATTGTAA